Within Paeniglutamicibacter psychrophenolicus, the genomic segment TGCGGAGATCACCAAGAAGATCGCCGCCGACTGCCTGGCTGCCGGCGTGCTGATCCTCACCTGCGGAACCTACGGCAACGTCATCCGCCTGCTGCCGCCGCTGGTCATCAGCGACGAGCTGCTGGCCGAGGCGTTCGAAGTCCTCGAGGGTGCGATCCGCGCCAACGCCTAGCCCATGGGCTAGCGCCAGACCACGAAAGGGACCGATCCGGTCGTCCAGTTCACTTTGGACGACCGGATCGGTCCCTTTTTTTGATCCCCTACCCGAACGCCCCTGGAGCCGCCGCGATGGCCACGCCGAATTCCGGGGTGCGAAAGCGGTCTAGGAAACCTTTATCGCGGTGAGCCGGCGTGGCTGTCGGGCCATGTCGATGCACAGCATGGCCACGGCGACCCAGACCAAGGCAAAACCAATCAGCCGTTCCACCGGCATGGGTTCATTGAAGACCACCAGGGCCACGATGAACTGCAGGATCGGGGCCAGGAACTGCAAGGTGCCCAGCGTCGTCAGCGGAAGGCGCCGCGCCGCGGCCCCGAAGAGCAGCAACGGGACGGCGGTGATGATTCCGCTGGCGGCCAGCAGCCAGAAGTGTGCCGGCCCGGCGGAAAGAACAGTGTCGGTGTTCGAGGCGACCAGCCAGACCAGGAACCCCAGGGCCGGGAGGGCGAGGATCGCTGTTTCCATGCTCAGGGACGTCAGTGCCGTGGCGGTGCGGCCCACGCGGTTTTTCACGAAGCCGTACAGGCCGAAGGAAAACGCCAGGGTCAACGCGATGTAGGGGACGTTGCCGTAGGCAAAGGTGAGCGTGATGACCGCTGCCAGCCCGAACCCGATGGCCACCCACTGCAACCTGCGCAGTTTTTCCTTCAGGAAGATCACGCCCAGGGCAATGGATACCAGCGGGTTGATGAAGTATCCCAGGGCGGCCTCCGCCGCATGCCCGTTGAGCACCGCATAGGTGTAGGTCAACCAGTTCACCGCAATGAGCACCGAGGCCACCGACAGGCGAACCATCGCCTGGCGGTCACGGCCCAGCGCGAGGAAATGCCCCCAGTTCTTTGTCACGGTCAACAGGATCGCGCAGAAAACCAGCGACCAGACGATGCGGCTGGCAACGATCTCCCAGGGGGAGGCGATGGCGATGGTCAGGAAGTACAGCGGCAGCAGTCCCCACAGGCCGTATGCACCCAGGCCCTGGAGCAGGCCCCTGGTGCGTTCGGCGGGCCCGCCCGCGATGGCGGTGGTCGTTGCTGTGGACGGCGTTTGGGTCATGATCGACTCAAC encodes:
- the rarD gene encoding EamA family transporter RarD, producing MTQTPSTATTTAIAGGPAERTRGLLQGLGAYGLWGLLPLYFLTIAIASPWEIVASRIVWSLVFCAILLTVTKNWGHFLALGRDRQAMVRLSVASVLIAVNWLTYTYAVLNGHAAEAALGYFINPLVSIALGVIFLKEKLRRLQWVAIGFGLAAVITLTFAYGNVPYIALTLAFSFGLYGFVKNRVGRTATALTSLSMETAILALPALGFLVWLVASNTDTVLSAGPAHFWLLAASGIITAVPLLLFGAAARRLPLTTLGTLQFLAPILQFIVALVVFNEPMPVERLIGFALVWVAVAMLCIDMARQPRRLTAIKVS